Genomic segment of Paenibacillus antri:
CCGTACTCTCGGATAATATGTTTTTCCCCCCAAGCGCACAGCGAATCCAGTATGGATTGCAGGCTGCTCCCGTAGTCGCTTAGCTCGTATTCCACTTTCGGAGGGACTTGGTTATAGACGATCCGATTGACGATGCCGTCCTCCTCTAACTCCCTTAACTGCTGCGTTAACATTTTTTGCGTAATCCCGGGCATTAGCCGTTTTAAATCGCTTGTTCGTTTCTTCCCGTGCGTCAGATGACACAGAATGACGCACTTCCATTTGCCGCCGATCACTTCCAGCGTCGCCTCGACGGATATATTGTATTTCTTCTTCGTCGGAGCCTCAGTCGCCATAAGGTTTACCCCCTAGATATATATTTCATAGGCACTTTTAAGTACCTATATCACTAAAAAGTACGTACTATCCAACGTCGCCACTATCCAGCATA
This window contains:
- a CDS encoding winged helix-turn-helix transcriptional regulator translates to MATEAPTKKKYNISVEATLEVIGGKWKCVILCHLTHGKKRTSDLKRLMPGITQKMLTQQLRELEEDGIVNRIVYNQVPPKVEYELSDYGSSLQSILDSLCAWGEKHIIREYGDKSAMLEDNGLNRL